The window GAGCGACTCGCCCTGCAGGATGACGGGATGCGACTTGCGCGGCCGCGACCAGCGCTTCACCCGGTCGGCGAGCGGCAGGAACGGCTCGCCGCGATCCGAGATGACGCTCACCTGCGGCTGGTAGTACGACGTGCCGGGGAAGCGCTGCACCGCGGCCCGCATCTGCGCGATGTAGCCCGGCTCGAGCACGTCGTCGCAGCCCATGAGCACGAAGTGCTCGCTCTCCACGAGCTCGAGCGACCGCGAGAAGTTGCCGCTCACACCGAGGTTCGTCTCGTTCAGCAGGTACTGGACGCGCGGGTCGCCGAGGCCCTGGACCCACTCACCGGGCGCCCGGTCGGGGTACTGGTCGTCGATGACCACCAGCCGCCACTCGGGGTCGGTCTGCGCGAGGACGCTGTTCACGGCGGCGCGGAGCTGCTCCGGGTCGCCGTAGAACGGCATCATGATGTCGATGGTCACGTCGGGGAGGGGGCCTTCGTCGGGTTGGGTTACCTGGCTCGGTCGTTACTATCTTCGCACGCGGTCGCTGGGCGCTCAGGCGAGGGCCGCGCGCCGCCGCAGTCCGAAGGTGCCGACCGGCCACGACACGACGGCCGCGGCCGCGAGCGCGGCGAGGAACGCCAGCGATCCGATCACCCACACCCAGATCGGTCCGAACGGCAGGTGCCACCACCAGTCGGCGCCTGCATCCAGGTTCAGCCCCTGCGCCGCCTCGCCCGTCACATAGCGGCGGAGGTTCGTGTAGAGCGCGACGTGGTTCGCGAGCCACAGCCCGCCCACGATCAGGATGAGCTGCACGCCGGAGAGGCCCAGCCCGAGGCGGCGCAAGCCCCAGAGGCAGACGCCGACGAACAGCAGGATGAGCGGGTAGATGTACCGGGGCTGC is drawn from Leifsonia shinshuensis and contains these coding sequences:
- a CDS encoding glycosyltransferase family 2 protein; the encoded protein is MTIDIMMPFYGDPEQLRAAVNSVLAQTDPEWRLVVIDDQYPDRAPGEWVQGLGDPRVQYLLNETNLGVSGNFSRSLELVESEHFVLMGCDDVLEPGYIAQMRAAVQRFPGTSYYQPQVSVISDRGEPFLPLADRVKRWSRPRKSHPVILQGESLAVSLLRGNWTYFPSICWRTDAVRAAHGFDPRYEIVLDLALQLTIITGGGTMALLPERTFQYRRHEASVSSATARYGGRFDEERRFFHDVAAQLDAMGWRRAARAARRHVTSRLNAATKLPGAIRGGDRDGRSSLLRHVFTNRAVR